The Bradyrhizobium barranii subsp. barranii genome segment ACGCGGGCAGGCCCATCATGACGTTGTCGCGGGCGGAGAACTCGTCGAACAGGGTCATGATCTGGAACGACCGGGCGATACCCTTGGCGGCGATGCGGTGCGGGCTCAATCCCGTGACGTCCTCGCCGCCGAGCAGGACTCGGCCGCGGCTCGGCTTCACCCGGCCGGTGAGGACGTTGAAGAAGGTGGTCTTGCCCGCGCCGTTCGGGCCCATCACGCCGTGAAACTCGCCCTCGGCAACCGCGAGATCGACGCTTTCCAGCACGACGCGATCGCCGAAGCGGACGTGCACACCCGCGGCCTCTAACATGCTCATCGCCCGCCCCCGACCAGCAGTCGCATCGCGGACGAGCCGCGCCGCCGCAGCGCGTTGAGTGAATGCTGCTGCACGGCGGCCGAGAGCGCGCCGGCGATGCCTTCCGGGCGGAACAGCACGATCGCAATGAACAGCAGACCGAAATAGAGCATCCAGGCATTGGTCAGCGCGCCGATCACGTCGCGCGCGGTGAGGAAGAGAAACACGCCGATCACCGGCCCCCAGAAGCTGACGAGCCCGCCACCGACCAGCGTCATCATCACGACGTAGCCGGATTGATGCAGGCTCATGACATCGGGGAATGCGGCGAGTTGCGCCATCGCGAACAGTCCGCCGGCAAAACCGGACACGGCCGCCGACAGCGCGAACACCGATGCCTTGTAGAGCCACACGTTGTAGCCGAGATGGGCGGCGCGAACCTCGCTCTGCCTGATCGCAGCGACCACGCGGCCATAAGGCGAGTGCACCAGCCGCCACAATACGGCGGTACCGACCGCGAAGACCGCGAGCACGAAATAGTAGAACGCGACATTGTCGGTGAGATCGAACGACACCAGCCCGAAATCGGCCGGCAAACGCTTGATCTTGAGAAGCCCATCCTCACCGCCGGTGATCCGGTGCGACTTAATCGCCAGCGTCCAGAAGATCTGGCCGAATGCGATCGTCATGAAGGCATAGTAGATGCCGCGCCGGTGCGAGATGAACAGCGCCACCAGCACGCCGGCAAGCCCCGCGACCACGGCAGCAGCAGCGAGGCAGATCCAGAGATTGGCGACGATGTCGAGCTGGCACAGCCCGAACGCATAGGCGCCGATGCCGAAATAGGCGCCATGTCCGAACGAGGGAAGTCCGGCCGTGCCCAGCACCAGGTTGAACGCAAGCGCGTAGAGCGACCAGATCAGGATCTCGATCCCGAGATAAGGATAGAGCCCGACCCGCGTGATCCAGAGCGGCACCGTTGCAAGCACCAGCCAGAGCACCAGCATCGTCGGCGTGACGAGGCGCGCGGCGTCGGATGAAGAATTTGCTCCCACAATCATTCCCTAGGCCTCGAGCACGCTTTTCTTGCCCCACAAACCGCGCGCACGGAACGTCACGACGGCAACGAGCAGGATGTACATCGACAACAGCGACCATTCGGACGCGTAAGCGCCGGCAAGGCCGACACAGAGCCCGACCAGCAACCCCGCCACGACCGCGCCCCAAAAGCTGCCGACGCCGCCGAGCACGATCACCAGGAACGCGGGGATGACGGCATCGACGCCCATATGCGGACGAATGCCCCAGATCGGCGCAACGATAATGCCCGCGATCGCGGCCAGCATCGTGCCGAACACGAAGACCAGCAGCCGCAATCGCGACAGGTTGATGCCGAGCGCGCGGACGATCTCGCTGTCATGCGCACCGGCCTTGACCGTCGCCCCGAACGACGTCTTTTCGATCAACAGCCAGACCAGGCCGATGATCCCGGCCGCGATGCCCGCCGCGTAGAAACGATAGGTCGACCAGATCAGATCGCCGAACAGGAAGCCGCCATTGATGGCGGACGGCACCTGCAGCACATAGTCGCGCGTCCCCCAGACCAGGCGGATCAGCTCCTCGATCACCATCGCCGCACCGAAGGTCAGGAGCAGTCCGTACAGCGGATCCTTGCCGTAGGTCCGCCGCATGCAGAGCTCGATCAGCATGCCGACGAGACTCACGATCACGGGCGCGATCACGAGCGTCGCGGCATAGCGCCAGCCCAGCGGCAGCGTGAGCCACGCTTTCGCAAGATCGGCCGGCAATGGCGGGCGCGGTCCGGTGAGCTGCATGGCGACATAGGCCCCGAGTGCGAACAGGGACCCATGCGCGAGGTTGATCTGCTCCATCAGCCCGACAATGAGCATGAAGCCGAGCGCGATCAGCGCGAACAAAAGGCCAAGCGTCAGGCCATTCAGGAGATGCGGAAGAAGGTCGAACAAGGTTTTGACTCTCGCAACTGGCATTGCTCCCCCAAGCCCTCGAAGGCCCGGGCTGCGGCGCGCGACATACGCGCCGCTCGTTCCACGACGCGAAGCACCGTCTCTAGGAATCGACGGTCGGCACCTGCTCGTAGGGCGTGAGCTTGCACTTGCCGGGTGCTGCGTCATCGGCGGCCGATTTGGGCTCCGTCCAACTGATGATCTCGAACAGATCGGTGTTGTCGGCCGGCTTGGCATTGCGCCGCGCCAGATAGATCGTCTGCTGCATCTGATGCGTCACGGGATCCATGTAAGCGTCGAAGTGCTGCATGCGATCGGTTGCCGAGACCTTGAGGTTCTCGATCTCCTTGATGATCTTGACGTTGTTGGTCGACCCTGCTTGCTCGATCGCGCGCAGCAATTCGCGCGTCGACATGTAGCCGTTGTAGGAGACGTTGCCTGGCACCGGGATCGGGCCGTTCTTGTTGGCGGCCTGCCATTTCTTGACGAACTCAGCGACGCCGGGCAGTTGCAGCTTGTGATACCAGGTGGTGCCGAACACGCCGAACAGGCTGTCGGGCGCGCCCCAGACATCGGGCCAGTCCTGCTGGTTGTTGATCCAGGCCGGCTTGCCGTCGAGCTTGAGCTGCGCCACCTGCTCGCGCAGCGCCTTGATGTCGTCGCCGCCGATCGCAGTCGCGACCACGTCGGGTTTTGCCTGCTGGATCTTCAGGAGGTAGGCGGTGAAGTCGCGCGTGTTCTGAGGCACAAACAGATTGTCGATGATCTTGCCGCCGGCAGCCTCGACCTGCGCCTTGGTCGCGGCAGACGTGGTGTGACCCCAGACGTAGTCATTGGTCAGCAGCATCCAGTTCTTGCCGACGGAATCGACCGCGTTCTTGACCGACGCCTTGGAAAAATGGGTGCCGTTGCCGTCCCAAACGAATTTCACGCGCGAGCAGTTCTCCCCGGCCTCGCTCGGCGCGGAGGAAT includes the following:
- a CDS encoding branched-chain amino acid ABC transporter permease; the encoded protein is MIVGANSSSDAARLVTPTMLVLWLVLATVPLWITRVGLYPYLGIEILIWSLYALAFNLVLGTAGLPSFGHGAYFGIGAYAFGLCQLDIVANLWICLAAAAVVAGLAGVLVALFISHRRGIYYAFMTIAFGQIFWTLAIKSHRITGGEDGLLKIKRLPADFGLVSFDLTDNVAFYYFVLAVFAVGTAVLWRLVHSPYGRVVAAIRQSEVRAAHLGYNVWLYKASVFALSAAVSGFAGGLFAMAQLAAFPDVMSLHQSGYVVMMTLVGGGLVSFWGPVIGVFLFLTARDVIGALTNAWMLYFGLLFIAIVLFRPEGIAGALSAAVQQHSLNALRRRGSSAMRLLVGGGR
- a CDS encoding branched-chain amino acid ABC transporter permease, producing the protein MFDLLPHLLNGLTLGLLFALIALGFMLIVGLMEQINLAHGSLFALGAYVAMQLTGPRPPLPADLAKAWLTLPLGWRYAATLVIAPVIVSLVGMLIELCMRRTYGKDPLYGLLLTFGAAMVIEELIRLVWGTRDYVLQVPSAINGGFLFGDLIWSTYRFYAAGIAAGIIGLVWLLIEKTSFGATVKAGAHDSEIVRALGINLSRLRLLVFVFGTMLAAIAGIIVAPIWGIRPHMGVDAVIPAFLVIVLGGVGSFWGAVVAGLLVGLCVGLAGAYASEWSLLSMYILLVAVVTFRARGLWGKKSVLEA
- a CDS encoding ABC transporter substrate-binding protein, encoding MASVIGGTGSFFGPWKENHAWAQGAKPIKLGLTCDASGQYGNSGQDDFRGIKMAIDEVNAKGGVLGRQVSFITADTETTPATGSRVAERFITREDCTILIGALHSGVANAITQVASKYGVIYMNTNSSAPSEAGENCSRVKFVWDGNGTHFSKASVKNAVDSVGKNWMLLTNDYVWGHTTSAATKAQVEAAGGKIIDNLFVPQNTRDFTAYLLKIQQAKPDVVATAIGGDDIKALREQVAQLKLDGKPAWINNQQDWPDVWGAPDSLFGVFGTTWYHKLQLPGVAEFVKKWQAANKNGPIPVPGNVSYNGYMSTRELLRAIEQAGSTNNVKIIKEIENLKVSATDRMQHFDAYMDPVTHQMQQTIYLARRNAKPADNTDLFEIISWTEPKSAADDAAPGKCKLTPYEQVPTVDS